Proteins from a single region of Chryseobacterium sp. W4I1:
- a CDS encoding OsmC family protein, translating to MSKEHHYKATIHWTGNKGTGTSSYRNYERSYTVNIENKANIEGSSDPAFRGDKTKHNPEDMLLSSLSSCHMLWYLHFCSEEGIIVTDYTDKAIGIMTETAEGSGQFTSVTLQPSVTVTEESMVDKAKELHHKANEFCFIARSVNFPVKHIPTLLIKKQQ from the coding sequence ATGAGCAAAGAACATCACTACAAAGCCACGATCCATTGGACAGGCAATAAAGGAACTGGTACCAGCAGCTACAGGAACTACGAAAGAAGCTACACAGTCAACATCGAAAATAAAGCTAATATTGAAGGCTCTTCTGATCCGGCATTTCGTGGAGACAAAACAAAACATAATCCGGAAGATATGCTGCTTTCTTCACTTTCTTCCTGTCACATGCTTTGGTACCTTCATTTCTGCTCTGAGGAAGGGATCATTGTAACCGATTATACAGATAAAGCTATAGGGATAATGACTGAAACAGCAGAAGGAAGCGGACAATTTACCTCCGTAACCTTACAGCCGTCCGTTACAGTAACAGAAGAATCTATGGTTGACAAAGCAAAAGAACTCCATCATAAAGCTAACGAATTTTGTTTCATTGCCAGGTCGGTGAATTTTCCTGTAAAACATATCCCTACTCTGTTAATTAAAAAACAACAATGA
- a CDS encoding CsgG/HfaB family protein: MRTYIYTRIFFCTFLLCLLQACSSILGLPSDPERSTMGELTPSTAELRNLPLPQEKIVIGVYKFRDQTGQYKPSENGNNWSTAVPQGTTTILIKALEDSRWFIPIERENIANLLNERQIIRSTRQEYMKDADKNSQALPPLLYAGILLEGGVISYDSNVMTGGLGARYFGIGASTQYRQDRITIYLRAVSTLNGEILKTVYTSKTILSTSVNGSFFRYIDTERLLEAEVGLTQNEPIQLAVTESIENAVRSLIIEGIRDKIWGKASENLTGYQALINDYNKEQEENVGRTVGNKFPENYRQKISVFANVEAQKIKDDYVNPKMNAGGKLGIKYFISPNFNIEASGSYFTLENKNIIKRNYVVPEFNLEYLLFPKYRFSPYVYGGLGAMFSKYKPEYKGQVGGGLEYMISNNTAIRASSQYDIGFKDNWEGMVNGKRKDQALRFALGINFYLGNK; this comes from the coding sequence ATGAGAACTTACATTTACACCAGAATTTTTTTCTGTACGTTCCTGCTGTGCCTATTGCAGGCCTGCAGCTCCATTCTGGGTCTTCCTTCCGATCCTGAGAGATCCACCATGGGAGAACTCACACCTTCTACTGCGGAATTGAGAAATCTTCCACTTCCCCAGGAGAAAATTGTAATAGGTGTATACAAATTCCGGGACCAGACCGGTCAGTATAAACCGTCTGAAAACGGAAATAACTGGAGTACCGCCGTTCCGCAGGGGACTACCACTATTCTTATAAAAGCACTGGAAGACAGCCGGTGGTTTATCCCGATTGAAAGAGAAAATATCGCCAACCTTTTAAACGAAAGGCAGATCATCCGGTCTACCAGACAAGAATACATGAAAGATGCCGATAAAAACAGTCAGGCACTTCCTCCGCTTCTTTATGCGGGAATCCTTCTGGAAGGCGGTGTGATCTCTTATGACAGCAATGTCATGACCGGTGGTTTGGGAGCGAGATACTTTGGAATTGGCGCTTCCACACAATACCGGCAAGACAGGATTACAATTTATCTGCGTGCTGTTTCTACCCTTAACGGCGAAATCCTCAAAACGGTTTACACCTCCAAAACTATCCTCTCTACAAGCGTTAACGGAAGTTTTTTCAGATATATTGATACGGAAAGACTTTTGGAAGCTGAAGTAGGGCTTACCCAAAACGAGCCCATACAACTGGCCGTGACTGAATCTATTGAGAATGCCGTAAGATCTCTGATCATCGAAGGCATCAGGGATAAAATTTGGGGAAAAGCATCCGAAAACCTAACCGGTTATCAGGCTCTCATTAATGATTATAATAAAGAGCAGGAAGAAAATGTAGGTAGAACTGTCGGTAATAAATTTCCTGAGAATTACAGACAGAAAATTTCTGTTTTTGCCAATGTGGAAGCCCAGAAGATCAAAGATGATTATGTAAATCCTAAAATGAATGCAGGCGGAAAATTGGGAATTAAATATTTTATCAGTCCCAATTTTAATATAGAGGCAAGTGGAAGCTATTTCACTTTGGAAAATAAAAATATCATTAAAAGAAACTATGTTGTTCCGGAGTTTAACCTCGAATATCTCCTGTTTCCGAAATACAGATTCAGTCCATACGTCTACGGAGGGCTGGGAGCCATGTTTTCAAAATATAAACCTGAGTACAAAGGCCAGGTTGGCGGTGGATTGGAATATATGATCAGTAATAATACGGCGATCCGGGCTTCATCCCAGTATGATATCGGTTTTAAAGATAACTGGGAAGGAATGGTGAACGGGAAAAGAAAAGATCAGGCACTCCGGTTTGCCCTGGGAATCAATTTTTACCTTGGAAACAAATAA
- a CDS encoding HU family DNA-binding protein → MTKAELVNTISNKLGTEKNETQKVVEAFMQEIRTSMYNGDNVYLRGFGSFIIKTRAAKTGRNISKNTAIEIPAHNIPAFKPSKSFVEKVKTKVAVK, encoded by the coding sequence ATGACAAAGGCAGAATTGGTAAACACCATCTCAAATAAGTTGGGAACAGAAAAGAATGAAACACAGAAAGTTGTAGAAGCTTTTATGCAGGAGATCAGGACTTCTATGTATAATGGGGATAACGTTTATCTGAGAGGTTTTGGATCTTTTATCATTAAAACAAGAGCTGCTAAAACAGGAAGAAATATTTCTAAGAACACTGCAATTGAGATTCCTGCTCACAATATTCCTGCTTTCAAACCTTCAAAATCTTTTGTAGAGAAAGTAAAAACTAAAGTCGCAGTAAAATAA
- a CDS encoding response regulator transcription factor, whose amino-acid sequence MMKPRLTFFDEPLLYTEGLSKLLSQSKIFNTIDICNSYEPLFEQLKEDPPEILVISSNMLMLTDIFKLVEDITSTNKKIKIIVIGNSYDMIDIRKLFNKGIKSYLDKNSRYDEFMRSINALLLNEIYICDHAKERMINFISSEEGKPNPHIKEPLTRREMEILKLICDGFSSKDISEKLFISINTVETHRKRILLKLNAKNSVGIVKYALENHIID is encoded by the coding sequence ATGATGAAACCAAGATTAACCTTTTTTGATGAACCCTTGTTGTATACAGAAGGTTTATCAAAACTGCTTTCACAGAGCAAAATATTTAATACGATTGACATTTGTAATTCTTATGAACCCTTATTTGAACAACTAAAAGAAGACCCTCCGGAAATACTGGTTATAAGCTCCAATATGCTTATGCTAACTGATATTTTCAAACTTGTAGAAGACATTACCTCCACAAACAAAAAAATCAAGATTATTGTCATAGGCAATAGTTATGATATGATTGACATCCGGAAGCTTTTTAACAAAGGAATAAAGAGCTATCTTGACAAAAACAGCAGATACGATGAGTTTATGAGATCTATCAACGCGCTGCTCCTGAACGAAATCTACATCTGCGACCACGCAAAAGAAAGAATGATCAACTTTATCAGCAGTGAGGAGGGAAAACCAAACCCACACATCAAAGAACCGCTGACCCGCAGAGAAATGGAGATCCTGAAACTGATATGCGACGGCTTCAGCAGTAAAGATATTTCTGAAAAACTCTTCATCAGCATCAATACAGTAGAAACCCACCGCAAAAGAATACTCTTAAAATTAAACGCAAAAAATTCCGTAGGAATTGTAAAATATGCCTTAGAAAACCACATTATCGACTGA
- a CDS encoding carboxypeptidase-like regulatory domain-containing protein yields MKTLIKILSILILTFCLFSCDEELVEQVQTGILKGKVVKRGTNVPISNVKIFTAPTTQTVFSGTDGTFEIAALPIGNYSVKAELSGYLTTFQGVNIQNQNQVVTVVFEMDDDESLNSPPSAPQLLSPVDNAVNQPLNVELTWTATDPDTADVLKYSLTIKNNLDTNAIQVNDLTVNHYSLSNLKFGVSYFWQVSVSDGIHPPVLSTSSKFTTNTVPANRYHYVQKQNGNFVIISSDAQGNNFQLTNSSYNSWRPRKNNNAGQIAFLRTEGGNTHIYTANPDGSNPFKVTTVPTAGFNNYEIDFAWSTNGQEILYSNFNKLYRINKDGSGLTLVYTTPDGSMISECDWSYDGSKIALKTNDFNGYNTKIYIVDITGTVLKTIISGISGAAGGLNFSVDGQMLLFTRDVSGYQDGSGNYRQLNSNIFIYNLTNNTIYDISTESEKPLGTNDLDPRFSPNNAQVIFTNTSNDNISQKNVMVIDLNSTMTDLSRASVFSNGEMPDYE; encoded by the coding sequence ATGAAAACTTTAATTAAAATACTCAGCATACTCATTCTTACTTTTTGTCTGTTTTCATGCGATGAAGAACTTGTAGAACAGGTTCAGACAGGAATATTGAAAGGGAAAGTGGTAAAAAGAGGAACTAACGTACCTATCTCTAACGTTAAAATTTTTACAGCACCTACTACACAGACCGTTTTCAGCGGAACAGACGGCACATTTGAAATTGCTGCCTTGCCGATAGGAAATTATTCTGTGAAAGCCGAACTTTCCGGTTATCTCACCACTTTTCAGGGTGTTAATATACAAAATCAAAACCAGGTTGTTACCGTGGTTTTTGAAATGGACGATGACGAATCGCTCAATTCTCCTCCTTCCGCACCGCAGCTGCTAAGTCCGGTAGACAATGCGGTGAATCAGCCTTTAAACGTAGAACTGACATGGACCGCTACGGATCCTGATACGGCTGATGTTTTAAAATATAGTTTAACAATTAAAAATAATCTGGATACCAATGCAATTCAGGTTAATGATTTGACTGTGAATCACTATTCGCTTTCAAATTTGAAGTTTGGTGTTAGTTACTTCTGGCAGGTGTCTGTTTCGGACGGCATTCACCCGCCAGTTTTAAGTACCTCCAGTAAATTTACCACCAATACGGTTCCTGCCAACCGCTATCATTACGTACAGAAGCAAAACGGAAATTTTGTAATTATATCCAGTGATGCGCAGGGAAATAATTTTCAGTTGACCAATTCATCCTACAACAGCTGGAGGCCAAGGAAAAATAACAATGCAGGACAAATTGCTTTTCTGCGGACCGAAGGTGGAAATACCCATATTTATACTGCAAATCCTGACGGATCCAATCCTTTTAAAGTAACTACGGTTCCCACAGCAGGCTTTAATAATTATGAAATAGATTTTGCATGGAGTACAAACGGCCAGGAAATCCTTTATTCAAATTTTAATAAATTGTACAGGATCAATAAAGACGGAAGCGGGCTTACGCTGGTTTATACCACTCCAGACGGAAGCATGATTTCTGAATGTGACTGGAGCTACGACGGAAGCAAAATCGCGTTAAAAACAAATGATTTCAACGGTTATAATACGAAAATCTACATTGTTGATATAACAGGAACCGTCTTGAAAACCATTATCTCAGGAATTTCCGGTGCTGCAGGCGGACTGAATTTTTCTGTAGACGGCCAAATGCTTTTGTTTACGAGAGATGTTTCAGGATATCAGGACGGAAGCGGAAATTACCGCCAGCTTAATTCTAATATTTTCATCTATAATTTAACCAATAATACAATTTATGACATTTCCACAGAAAGCGAAAAACCGCTGGGAACTAATGATCTTGATCCAAGATTCTCACCGAATAATGCACAGGTGATCTTTACGAATACTTCCAATGATAATATTTCGCAGAAAAATGTAATGGTGATTGACCTCAATAGTACAATGACCGATTTATCAAGAGCCTCTGTATTTAGTAACGGTGAAATGCCCGACTATGAGTAG
- a CDS encoding T9SS type A sorting domain-containing protein — MTKNLFLVLLFAVQTAFAQIISKDPTFASSGEYLIPFNISSTGYYNYPDSWSMVQDTDNSIYVTYSTGDVSLTTVPRESFISKLTPSGIVNQSFGNNGRIQLPHHINLNKIKRLADGKLLIFGFNETGGATVYRMLPNGQLDPTFGTGGISVIPQINSGQNYNAFGFLLQNEKIIIHGIDGNSMSGQFQYHIIYRLNANGSIDTTFGNNGIVPTQGSTFSRMDLFIDNQSNINCFNNNFIQKFDSNGHPMTSFGNNGVVSLTDANGFGQYATADRVFMDSNNKFIYVESLNSTGVLKINPDGTVDNTFTNNLNASFGTDTLILNMIEKNGYYYIVGYSPVITANGSYFISKITQNGLVDSSFGYYLDVNIYDSFYPEMFVNSDNIITNTGVIVKYLLNSPTLSTTDIKKINNDISFENPVKQNLVYQTKEKINKIEIYSLEGKLVKTVQENNSDISEISKGIYVAKVTFENGKISTKKLIRN, encoded by the coding sequence ATGACAAAAAATTTATTTCTTGTGCTGCTCTTTGCAGTGCAAACTGCTTTTGCGCAAATTATTTCTAAAGATCCAACTTTTGCTTCGAGTGGAGAATATTTAATCCCTTTTAACATCAGCAGTACTGGCTATTATAACTACCCTGATTCTTGGTCAATGGTTCAGGACACTGATAACAGTATCTATGTGACTTATAGTACTGGTGATGTGTCTCTTACTACAGTACCTCGTGAATCTTTTATATCAAAACTTACACCTAGTGGAATTGTAAATCAATCTTTTGGGAACAATGGAAGAATTCAATTACCTCACCATATAAACCTAAACAAGATAAAAAGACTGGCAGATGGTAAATTACTGATTTTTGGCTTCAATGAAACGGGAGGAGCGACAGTATACAGAATGCTTCCAAACGGACAATTAGACCCTACTTTTGGAACTGGTGGGATTTCGGTAATTCCCCAAATTAATAGTGGTCAAAACTATAACGCTTTTGGATTCCTTTTACAGAATGAAAAAATAATTATTCATGGGATCGATGGCAATAGTATGTCTGGACAATTTCAATACCATATAATTTACAGGTTAAATGCTAATGGGAGTATTGATACCACTTTCGGAAACAATGGGATTGTACCTACACAAGGAAGCACCTTTTCCAGAATGGATTTATTTATTGATAATCAATCTAATATAAACTGTTTCAACAATAACTTCATTCAAAAATTTGATTCAAACGGACATCCAATGACTAGTTTCGGAAATAATGGAGTTGTATCATTAACTGATGCTAACGGTTTTGGTCAGTATGCGACAGCCGATCGTGTATTTATGGACAGCAATAATAAATTTATTTACGTAGAGAGTTTGAATAGCACTGGAGTTTTAAAAATAAATCCAGATGGAACGGTTGATAATACTTTTACTAATAACCTAAATGCAAGCTTTGGTACTGATACATTGATTTTAAATATGATTGAAAAAAATGGATATTATTATATTGTTGGATATAGTCCTGTAATCACAGCAAATGGTTCGTATTTTATTTCAAAAATAACCCAAAATGGTTTAGTAGATTCCAGTTTTGGCTATTATTTGGATGTAAACATTTATGATTCATTCTATCCCGAGATGTTTGTTAACAGCGATAATATCATTACAAACACAGGAGTTATCGTTAAATATCTTTTAAACAGCCCCACATTATCAACAACAGATATTAAAAAAATTAATAATGATATTTCTTTCGAAAATCCTGTTAAGCAAAACTTAGTTTACCAAACAAAAGAAAAAATAAATAAGATTGAAATTTATTCTCTTGAAGGAAAGCTTGTAAAAACTGTACAAGAAAATAATTCAGATATTTCTGAAATTTCAAAAGGAATATATGTAGCAAAAGTAACATTTGAGAATGGAAAAATATCAACGAAAAAACTTATTCGGAACTAA
- a CDS encoding ribonuclease E/G, with protein MKKELIVSHEDNLTKIALLEDGRLCELHEQEDKSDFIVGDLFVGRVKKLAPNLNAAFVNIGYDKDAFLHYQDLGPQYLTYKKFLKDTISKKQSTSSLKNFEIQPEIDKNGTVEKVIAKDDVVLLQITKEPISTKGPRISTQISLTGRFLVLIPFDNKVSISKKIRTTEEKERLKTLIDSIKPEGFGVIIRTVAEGKKVADLHNDMNQLIQKWENTFKNIQKSKIPARVLSEEDKASAILRDNFNQDFVSIICDDEQMVDEMTNYVEVIAPEKKNIVQFYNSHIPLLEYYNVEKQLKQSFGKHVNIPSSKGAYLVIEHTEALHVVDVNSGNNITTGNSANKEHALNVNKMAATEIARQLRLRDMGGIIVIDFIDMQNPEHRRDLFEHLKEEMKRDKARHKILPPSKFGLIQITRQRNRPEKQIETKEENPNKDGEIVAPIVIVERLEETIRNIIQKEKGKIFLHVHPFVEAYLTKGIKSIQMKWFIKYKKWVTIIPRDSFKYLEYKIYNSKKEELIEFSN; from the coding sequence ATGAAGAAAGAACTAATAGTTTCGCATGAAGATAATCTTACAAAGATTGCACTACTAGAAGACGGAAGACTATGTGAACTTCATGAGCAAGAGGACAAAAGTGATTTTATAGTTGGAGATCTGTTTGTAGGAAGAGTAAAAAAACTGGCACCCAATCTGAATGCCGCATTCGTAAACATTGGATACGATAAGGATGCATTTCTGCATTACCAGGATCTGGGACCACAATATCTTACTTATAAAAAGTTTTTAAAAGATACTATTTCCAAAAAACAGAGCACTTCAAGCTTAAAAAATTTCGAAATTCAGCCCGAAATAGACAAAAACGGAACCGTAGAAAAAGTCATTGCCAAAGATGATGTGGTTCTGCTGCAGATCACCAAGGAACCTATTTCCACAAAAGGTCCGAGGATTTCTACCCAGATTTCTCTGACGGGGCGTTTTCTGGTTCTGATTCCTTTCGATAACAAAGTTTCCATTTCTAAAAAAATCAGGACAACTGAGGAAAAAGAAAGACTGAAAACTCTTATTGACAGCATCAAGCCTGAAGGCTTCGGAGTAATCATCAGAACTGTAGCAGAAGGAAAAAAAGTAGCAGATCTTCACAATGATATGAATCAGCTGATTCAGAAATGGGAAAACACTTTCAAGAACATTCAGAAAAGTAAAATTCCGGCCAGAGTTTTAAGTGAAGAAGACAAAGCTTCAGCTATTTTGAGGGACAATTTTAACCAGGATTTCGTGAGCATTATCTGTGACGATGAGCAGATGGTAGATGAAATGACTAATTACGTGGAAGTAATCGCTCCGGAAAAAAAGAATATTGTCCAGTTTTATAATTCCCACATTCCTCTTCTCGAATATTACAACGTTGAGAAACAACTTAAACAGAGTTTCGGAAAGCACGTTAATATTCCAAGTTCAAAAGGTGCTTATCTCGTTATTGAGCATACAGAAGCACTTCACGTCGTTGATGTAAACTCCGGGAATAATATTACCACCGGAAATTCAGCCAACAAAGAACATGCACTCAACGTAAACAAAATGGCAGCGACAGAAATTGCCAGACAGTTGCGTCTCCGTGACATGGGCGGCATCATTGTAATCGACTTTATCGACATGCAGAATCCCGAACACAGAAGGGATCTGTTCGAACATCTGAAGGAAGAAATGAAACGCGACAAAGCACGCCACAAAATTCTTCCGCCGAGCAAATTTGGATTGATCCAGATTACCAGACAAAGGAACCGCCCGGAAAAACAGATCGAAACCAAAGAAGAAAACCCGAACAAAGACGGAGAAATCGTAGCTCCGATTGTGATCGTGGAAAGGTTGGAAGAAACCATCCGAAATATTATACAGAAGGAGAAAGGAAAGATTTTCCTGCATGTACATCCTTTCGTGGAAGCCTACCTTACCAAAGGCATCAAAAGTATCCAGATGAAATGGTTTATCAAATACAAAAAATGGGTAACCATCATTCCAAGGGATTCTTTTAAATATTTAGAATATAAAATTTACAATTCGAAAAAAGAAGAATTGATAGAATTTTCTAATTAA
- a CDS encoding curli production assembly/transport component CsgF → MKTFIIILTFIAGIFSGKSQQLIYKPINPAFGGDTFNYQWLLSSANAQNQFDEKNNDFSSLLDNVNSLDSFSQSLNRQILSELSRKLFEDQFGEGSLKPGNYLFGSLYLQITTTAQGLLINILDTSSGDQSEIVIPK, encoded by the coding sequence ATGAAAACTTTTATCATTATTTTGACCTTTATTGCGGGTATTTTCTCCGGGAAGTCCCAGCAGCTCATCTATAAGCCCATTAATCCCGCATTCGGAGGCGATACTTTTAACTATCAGTGGCTTTTAAGCTCAGCCAATGCCCAAAACCAGTTTGACGAAAAAAACAATGATTTCAGCAGTCTGCTGGACAATGTCAATTCTCTAGACAGCTTCAGCCAGAGCCTCAACAGGCAGATCCTGAGTGAACTTTCCCGGAAACTTTTTGAAGATCAGTTCGGAGAAGGCAGTTTAAAGCCCGGAAATTATCTCTTCGGGTCCCTTTATCTTCAGATCACTACCACAGCTCAGGGACTTTTGATTAATATTTTGGATACCAGTTCAGGCGATCAGTCCGAGATCGTGATTCCAAAATAA
- a CDS encoding 1-acyl-sn-glycerol-3-phosphate acyltransferase — MAKKNIFTDAFGTPYFLKRLIIFILGVVSYRRFNGFNKLKITGTEHLVDLPDSNVLFVSNHQTYFADVAAMYHAFCAVNNGYLDTIKNPIYLLNPKIDFYYVAAEETMNKGILPKIFKIAGAVTVKRTWRAEGKNVNRMVDLTEVDNIMKALDNGWVATFPQGTTSAFAQGRRGTAKLVKNQRPIVIPIKINGFRRAFDKKGLRVKVTGVKPTMEFKAPLDIDYDNEKAPEILLKIMTAIEQTEDFNLLHNYDEELKAKKLDQKDSNN; from the coding sequence ATGGCGAAGAAAAATATATTCACCGATGCATTCGGAACACCTTATTTTTTAAAAAGGTTAATCATTTTTATTTTAGGAGTTGTGTCCTATAGAAGGTTCAATGGCTTTAATAAACTAAAGATAACCGGTACTGAACACCTTGTGGATCTTCCGGATTCCAATGTGCTTTTCGTATCCAACCATCAGACCTATTTTGCAGATGTGGCAGCAATGTATCATGCATTCTGTGCTGTAAACAACGGATATCTGGACACGATCAAAAACCCGATCTATCTGCTCAATCCGAAGATCGATTTTTACTATGTGGCAGCAGAGGAAACCATGAATAAAGGGATCCTTCCAAAGATCTTCAAGATTGCGGGTGCTGTAACGGTAAAAAGAACCTGGAGGGCAGAAGGGAAAAATGTCAACAGAATGGTAGATCTAACAGAAGTTGACAATATTATGAAAGCCTTGGACAACGGCTGGGTAGCTACTTTCCCTCAGGGTACTACTTCTGCTTTTGCACAGGGACGAAGAGGTACCGCCAAACTGGTCAAAAACCAGCGCCCAATTGTAATTCCTATCAAGATCAATGGATTCAGAAGGGCATTTGACAAAAAAGGACTCCGTGTAAAGGTTACAGGTGTAAAACCTACCATGGAATTCAAAGCACCTCTGGATATAGATTACGACAACGAAAAAGCGCCTGAAATCTTATTGAAGATCATGACTGCCATTGAGCAGACAGAAGACTTCAATTTACTGCACAATTATGATGAAGAACTTAAAGCTAAAAAATTAGATCAAAAGGATTCAAATAATTAA
- a CDS encoding response regulator transcription factor, whose translation MNKLLSNTVRFSVADSDFYFKKILIKTLMENPFYMLLNDCNNGHELVNRIYRRQEDVFIIELFMPVLSGIEAIKYIRKNNTETPIVTYSSTYQEDMAEILSKIPNIYYCQKKSTIIKDIIKGSIASDSFDYGAYSKEWEQQPLAVQNYMERQKKGQEELSPTEIQLMKFCYEGFSNKEIAEKLNLSTRTIDTYINRLTEKLGLKTKLHLIRFCVENGYYNSSM comes from the coding sequence GTGAATAAATTATTATCAAACACAGTGCGATTTTCTGTAGCTGACAGCGATTTCTACTTTAAGAAGATCCTGATCAAAACACTTATGGAAAATCCATTCTATATGCTTCTGAATGACTGTAACAACGGGCATGAGCTTGTGAACAGGATTTACAGGAGGCAGGAAGATGTGTTTATCATAGAGCTTTTCATGCCGGTGTTAAGCGGAATTGAAGCAATCAAATACATCCGGAAAAATAATACGGAAACTCCTATCGTTACTTATTCCAGCACATATCAGGAAGATATGGCAGAAATCCTTTCCAAGATTCCAAATATCTATTACTGCCAGAAAAAGAGCACCATCATCAAAGATATTATTAAAGGAAGCATTGCCTCTGATAGCTTCGATTACGGGGCTTATTCAAAGGAATGGGAGCAACAGCCACTCGCCGTACAAAACTACATGGAAAGGCAGAAAAAAGGCCAGGAAGAGCTTTCTCCTACTGAGATCCAGCTTATGAAATTCTGCTACGAAGGCTTTAGCAATAAGGAAATTGCAGAAAAACTGAATCTCAGCACCCGCACCATTGATACCTATATCAACAGACTTACAGAAAAACTGGGGCTGAAAACAAAGCTGCATCTTATCCGTTTCTGTGTAGAAAATGGGTACTACAATTCCAGCATGTAA
- a CDS encoding CsgE family curli-type amyloid fiber assembly protein produces MKLLYSLGMCTLFIFLSAMVDGQEDKKVNARIESSILENQIRVKAVAVNNTPVYKELNYLLVSIKKGSSGNLSNNQQSGKFSISPNEVKVLSEINVNLEQKDALKAFLYLRDEETQKLVAKDSLEINTDLFKKKTAKVEEDAVFELKGLTIDDTKTKVGKDFYDLFYMQYSQLPDKGSSAVTVSELPLRGTSGQINIQIDDKLIYSFMTNPNEDYLKEQLAASLKYIKEFNTRKNLIKNEFIY; encoded by the coding sequence ATGAAACTTTTATATTCCTTAGGTATGTGCACTTTATTTATCTTCCTGTCTGCAATGGTTGATGGGCAGGAAGATAAAAAAGTGAATGCCAGAATAGAAAGCAGCATCCTCGAAAACCAGATCAGGGTCAAAGCTGTTGCTGTTAATAATACCCCGGTTTACAAAGAATTGAATTACCTTTTGGTTTCCATTAAAAAAGGGAGCAGCGGAAACCTCTCCAACAATCAGCAAAGTGGAAAATTTTCTATCAGTCCCAATGAAGTGAAAGTTTTATCGGAGATCAATGTCAATCTTGAGCAGAAAGACGCCCTGAAAGCCTTCCTTTATCTGAGAGATGAAGAAACCCAGAAGCTGGTCGCCAAAGACAGCCTGGAAATTAATACCGATCTGTTCAAAAAGAAAACAGCCAAAGTGGAAGAAGATGCCGTCTTTGAATTGAAAGGCCTCACCATTGACGATACCAAAACAAAAGTTGGAAAAGACTTTTATGATCTTTTTTATATGCAGTACAGCCAGCTCCCTGATAAAGGCAGCAGTGCAGTTACCGTTTCCGAACTTCCCCTCCGTGGAACCAGTGGCCAGATCAATATCCAGATCGATGATAAGCTGATTTACAGCTTTATGACCAATCCAAACGAAGATTATTTAAAAGAACAGCTGGCAGCCAGCTTAAAATATATCAAAGAGTTTAATACCAGGAAAAACCTTATTAAAAATGAATTCATCTACTAA
- a CDS encoding CoA pyrophosphatase, with protein MESFGKDLLRKITNVELPGINAHGVFSPPSRPVFTYDEVLAKNPKFAAVNIVLYLKNNEWYFPLIQRTINEHDRHSGQISLPGGKREEMDRDFAETAVRETSEEIGIEKHYIRVIREMSPIYIPPSNFYVYPYISYTKKNPLFILQQSEAVETIEFPITSFLSLPDNPEMMELPGASGHEVPVINFNGYIIWGATAMILSEFSQLLKKM; from the coding sequence ATGGAAAGTTTTGGAAAAGATTTATTGAGGAAAATTACTAATGTGGAACTGCCCGGGATCAATGCCCACGGGGTATTCTCACCACCTTCCCGACCTGTATTTACGTATGATGAAGTGCTGGCAAAAAATCCAAAATTTGCAGCCGTCAACATCGTATTATACCTTAAAAACAATGAATGGTATTTTCCTTTGATCCAGAGAACGATTAATGAGCATGACAGGCACAGCGGACAGATCTCACTGCCTGGCGGAAAACGCGAGGAAATGGACAGGGATTTTGCTGAAACAGCTGTACGTGAAACTTCGGAAGAGATTGGAATAGAAAAACATTACATAAGGGTAATCAGAGAGATGTCCCCTATCTATATCCCGCCGAGTAATTTCTACGTATATCCCTACATTTCGTATACGAAGAAGAATCCGCTTTTCATTCTTCAGCAAAGCGAAGCGGTGGAAACCATAGAATTCCCTATTACTTCTTTCCTCAGTCTTCCTGATAATCCTGAAATGATGGAACTGCCGGGTGCTTCCGGACATGAAGTTCCGGTCATTAATTTCAACGGATATATTATTTGGGGAGCTACAGCAATGATATTGAGCGAGTTTAGCCAGTTACTGAAAAAAATGTAA